A region of the Agrobacterium sp. RAC06 genome:
GGCGACGGAAAAGCTGATCGCTGCTGCGACCAACCTCAAGGTCATCGGCCGCGCCGGTATCGGCGTCGACAATGTCGATATCCCGGCTGCCTCCAAGCGCGGCATCATCGTGATGAACACGCCTTTCGGCAACTCGATCACGACGGCAGAACACGCCATCGCCCTGATGTTTGCCGTTGCCCGCCAGCTACCGCAGGCCGATGCCTCGACCCAGGCCGGCAAGTGGGAAAAGTCGAAGTTCATGGGTGTCGAAATCACCGGCAAGACGCTCGGCGTTATCGGCGCCGGCAATATCGGCGGCATCGTCTGCAAGAAGGCGATCGGCCTGGGCATGCATGTGCTGGCCTATGACCCCTTCCTGTCGACCGAACGCGCCCAGGAAATGGGCGTCACCAAGGTCGAACTGGACGAGTTGCTCGCCAAGGCTGACTTTATCACCCTGCATGTACCGATGACCGACAAGACGCGCGGTATCATCTCGAAGGAAGCGCTTGCCAAGACGAAGAAGGGTGTCCGCATCGTCAACTGCGCCCGTGGTGGTCTGGTCGATGAGGCAGCCCTTGCCGACGCCATCAAGTCCGGTCATGTCGCCGGTGCCGGTTTCGACGTCTTCGAAGTCGAGCCTGCGACCGAAAGCCCGCTCTTCGGCCTGCCAAATGTCGTCTGCACGCCGCATCTCGGCGCCTCGACCACGGAAGCCCAGGAAAATGTCGCGCTGCAGGTTGCCGAGCAGATGTCGGACTACCTAATGAAGGGTGCCGTCTCGAACGCCATCAACATGCCGTCGATCACGGCTGAGGAAGCGCCGATCCTGAAGCCGTTCATCCGTCTCGCCGACGTGCTCGGCTCGTTTGCCGGCCAGATGACCGAAAACCCGATCAAGGAAATCGAGATCCTCTATGACGGCGTGACCTCCGGCATGAACACAAAGGCGCTGACCTCGGCACTGCTCGCCGGTCTCATCCGCCCGCAGGTGGCCGACGTGAACATGGTTTCGGCCCCGATCATGATCAAGGAAAAGGGCGTCATCGTCTCGGAAGTGAAGCGCGACAAGACCGGCGTCTATGACGGTTACATCAAGCTCACCGTCACCACCGAGAAGCAGACCCGCTCGGTCGCCGGCACGGTCTTCTCCGACGGCAAGCCGCGCTTCATCCAGATCAAGGGCATCAACATGGATGCCGATGTCGGTCCGAACATGATCTACATCTCGAACACCGACGTTCCCGGCATGATCGGCTTCATGGGCACCACGCTCGGCAATGCCAAGGTCAACATCGCGAACTTCCAGCTCGGTCGCGACAAGGAGGGTGGCGACGCGATTGCGCTCCTTTACGTCGATGGACCGGTCGAGCAGGGCGTGCTTGACCAGCTCACCGCCAATCCGGCCGTCAAGCAGGCCAAGCCTCTGGTGTTCAACGTCGACTGATCGACGTTCTCGATATCATCGACAAAGACGGCGCGGGATCAAACCCGCGCCGTCTTTGTTTTTCAGCTGCTTTCGGCCAAACGCAAAGTTACATATGGAAAAACATATGCGTTGAACTGACGCATGGCGGGTTGTCGCATTGTTTCTGCGATGCGAGGGTATAGTTGATGTTTATCACCTCCGGGAGGAGAGAAGGAAGGGACATCCCATGTTCGAGCACTTCGACGCACAACTCCTGGCACGCATACAGTTTGCCTTTACCGTATCGTTCCACATCATATTTCCCGCCTTTTCCATAGGGCTTGCGAGCTATCTCGCGGTGCTCGAAGGCCTCTATCTCTGGAAGAAGGACAAGGTCTATCTGGAGCTCTTCGACTTCTGGAAGACCATCTTTGCGGTCGCTTTCGGCATGGGCGTCGTTTCGGGCATCGTCATGTCCTACCAGTTCGGCACCAACTGGTCGGTGTTCTCCGACAAGGCGGGGCCGGTCATCGGTCCCTTGATGGGCTACGAGGTCCTGACCGCCTTCTTCCTCGAGGCCGGCTTCCTCGGCGTCATGCTGTTCGGCCGCAACCGGGTCGGGCCGGGGCTGCATTTCTTCGCGACGCTGATGGTCGCCTTCGGAACCCTGATCTCGGCCACCTGGATCCTCTCGGTCAATTCCTGGATGCAGACGCCTGACGGTTTTGCCATGAACGATGTCGGCCAGTTTGTGCCTGTTGACTGGTGGAAGATCGTTTTCAATCCGTCCTTCCCCTATCGCCTTGTTCATATGGTCATCGCCGCCTATCTGACCACCGCCTTCGTCGTCGGCGCCGTCGGAGCCTGGCACCTTGTCAAGCGCACGGCGCCGCGCCGCGCAGGCAAGATGTTCTCCATGGCCATGTGGATGGCGGCGATCGTTGCGCCGATCCAGATCTTTGCCGGCGACATGCACGGCCTCAACACGCTGGAGTATCAGCCGGTCAAGGTGATGGCCATGGAGGGCCATTTCGAAAGCCATCCGGAGGGCGCGCCGCTGATCCTGTTCGGGATCCCGAACCAAGACGAGCAGCGGATCGACTATGCAGTGCAGATCCCGAAACTCTCCAGTCTGATCCTCAAGCACGACCTCAATGCGCCGCTCGACGGTCTGGATACTGTGCCCCGCGAATTGCAGCCGCCGGTCGCCATCGTCTTCTGGTCTTTCCGCGTGATGATCGCCATCGGGTTTGCGATGCTGGGGGTCGGCCTCTTCTCGCTCTGGTGTCGCTGGAAGGGCACGCTTTATTCCAATGGATGGCTGCACCGCGCGGCCCTCGTCGTGGGACCCTCGGGTTTCGTCGCCGTGCTTGCCGGCTGGATCACAACCGAGGTCGGGCGTCAGCCCTATACGGTCTATGGCCATCTGCTGACGGCCGATTCGATCTCGCCGATCGCGGCGCCCGCGGTCGCGGCCTCGCTGATCGCCTTCATCGTGGTCTATTTCATCGTCTTCGGTGCCGGTACCTTTTACATCCTGCGCCTGATGGGCCGCCTGCCGCGCGATCCGATGCCGGATCTCGACGATGGCCCGATCCGCACCTCCGGCATCACGCCGGCCGCCCAGCCTGG
Encoded here:
- the serA gene encoding phosphoglycerate dehydrogenase; amino-acid sequence: MAPRVLVSDELSETAVQIFRDRGVEVDFQPKLGKDKEKLAEIIGNYDGLAIRSATKATEKLIAAATNLKVIGRAGIGVDNVDIPAASKRGIIVMNTPFGNSITTAEHAIALMFAVARQLPQADASTQAGKWEKSKFMGVEITGKTLGVIGAGNIGGIVCKKAIGLGMHVLAYDPFLSTERAQEMGVTKVELDELLAKADFITLHVPMTDKTRGIISKEALAKTKKGVRIVNCARGGLVDEAALADAIKSGHVAGAGFDVFEVEPATESPLFGLPNVVCTPHLGASTTEAQENVALQVAEQMSDYLMKGAVSNAINMPSITAEEAPILKPFIRLADVLGSFAGQMTENPIKEIEILYDGVTSGMNTKALTSALLAGLIRPQVADVNMVSAPIMIKEKGVIVSEVKRDKTGVYDGYIKLTVTTEKQTRSVAGTVFSDGKPRFIQIKGINMDADVGPNMIYISNTDVPGMIGFMGTTLGNAKVNIANFQLGRDKEGGDAIALLYVDGPVEQGVLDQLTANPAVKQAKPLVFNVD
- a CDS encoding cytochrome ubiquinol oxidase subunit I, which codes for MFEHFDAQLLARIQFAFTVSFHIIFPAFSIGLASYLAVLEGLYLWKKDKVYLELFDFWKTIFAVAFGMGVVSGIVMSYQFGTNWSVFSDKAGPVIGPLMGYEVLTAFFLEAGFLGVMLFGRNRVGPGLHFFATLMVAFGTLISATWILSVNSWMQTPDGFAMNDVGQFVPVDWWKIVFNPSFPYRLVHMVIAAYLTTAFVVGAVGAWHLVKRTAPRRAGKMFSMAMWMAAIVAPIQIFAGDMHGLNTLEYQPVKVMAMEGHFESHPEGAPLILFGIPNQDEQRIDYAVQIPKLSSLILKHDLNAPLDGLDTVPRELQPPVAIVFWSFRVMIAIGFAMLGVGLFSLWCRWKGTLYSNGWLHRAALVVGPSGFVAVLAGWITTEVGRQPYTVYGHLLTADSISPIAAPAVAASLIAFIVVYFIVFGAGTFYILRLMGRLPRDPMPDLDDGPIRTSGITPAAQPGHHGGRHAH